AGTAGGCTACAAGATACTTTTTTATTGATCTTGCAAGAATAGTGTATATACGAACACTGATTAACACAGATTTTACCTAAAGTCGGTGTCTAAAAAATAACTGGAAAATGGGATAGTGTCATGGAAGCAAGCAGGGAATGATTTGATGGAAGGGAGTTATACTTTTATCACATTGAAGATATATTTCAAATGCTTCTGGCGCTTACCAGCATAACATCCACATGCACAAACCCACATTAGCCTCTTAACTCATCCTGCCCCACAGGAGGTTGATTAAAGGGGGGGCGGGAAAATGGTCCATGGAGATCTAATCAATGAACCGCAAAGGAGGCGAAGAGCGCAAAGACAATGGTGCCTTCAAGCCCGGGGAGGTCCTGGAGTCCAGGATCGAGCTGTGGAACCGCAACACCGGCGAGATCACCTTCCCCAAGACCAAGGGCAAGTACAACCGCTGGACCAGGCGCCACATCCCGGGTGCGCCCAAGACCATGAAGCTGACCGGCAATACCAGCGAGATGCTGCGGCATTATGTGGGGAACAGGAAAAAGGGGCATATTTTCATAAACGGGAGGACCGGGAAGAGGCTGACCCTGCGGCATTTTGAGAAGATGATCGATAAATGGGCCAGGCTGCTGAATATCCAGAGACGTCAGTCCATCAAGCCATCCGGCAGGGAATATCATCTGATCACGTTAATGGGACTGAGGGAGGCAGGAGAGAGGCACCATGATCGACAGTGGCGGTGATCCTGATGTGTTTGCGAAGGCGGCTGGGCACAGCAAGGAGACGAAGGCACGGTATTATAAGAAGATCAGTTACGAGGAGGCGATTGAGTCGTTTGGGAAGCATCATCCGGCTTTTGTGGAGGGGTGGTAGGACATAATCTATAAATTGATTTTTGTATCCTCAATAAATTCTAAATTATTATAACAGTCTTGAAAATATCAGCATGCTAACAAGAATTAATATTATCGAGATATAGATTTTCAGGTGATTTGCTTCCAAGCCTCTAATAGTCTGAGGTCCGATCTGTCCTCCGATGACAACTGATGGCAATACAAAAACAAGTATGTTAACAATCTCAAGTTTATTCTCAATAAGTTCATTTACAAAAAATGGATTCATCCTTGCAACAGCTGCAATAATGTCAACAATAAATATAATGACAACTGTAGAACCGATAACCTGTGATGGATTCTTTATCCTGTAATGGTTCCACATACCCGGCGTTATCAGTTTGCCAAGACCTGTTGCAATCAATCCTTTCATAAATCCAGCTAAGATGCCTAATTCCCAGAAAATTCTCTGGTGTTTAGGCTGTTCTTTTCTGGAAGTAATACTGGTAGTAAGCTGATACGTCCCATAAATGAAAATGAAGGAACCGAATATGAATATAAGGATGTTTTCATTAACATGGGAGGTCAAAAGAGAACCGATGACAGCGGCTGGAATTGTGGGAATTAAATATTGTTTGACCATATACCAATTGACTGTTCCCTGATAGATGTTTCTAATAACACCGCTCCCAAAACCGAAAATCATTGTAATAAGCGCCAGCCAGAAGCTTATTAATGGATCGATCTTGATCAAAAATAGATAAATCGGTATCCAGAAATTTGCACCTGAGATACCAGCTGACATCGACACAATAGAGATAATTATACCAATTGGAAAAAGATACCAGAAGGTCAGATCCATTTTTGCCCCTCATATCTTGCAGGTACAATCATGCTCAATGAACTTTACCCTCTATTCTCCCTTTAATAAGTTTCCCGATCCTCTCAGCCTCAGCCATAACTTCAGGTTCGTCCTTCACAGACCTGAAACCTTTCAGGATCCTGGCAGAACCATGTTGATACGGCTTGTTATCAGGAAGCAGTTCAAGATATCCTTTATAGGCTTCTTCAACTCCAAGGTCTATTCCGCTAAGTTCTTTAGAATATGCATTCCATACTGTAAACGCACAGCTTTCACCTGGCCCGCACACAAAACAGCACGGCGTTCCTTTTGCCGTCATTCCACCGACAATTTCCATGCCGCCTGCACGAAGGGCATTTCCAATCCATTCTCCAACCATTTTTTCAGCAGCAACACCAACAGCTACCGTTGCGGCAAGCTTGCCAGCTGTCTGGAGTTTTACATGTCTCATAGAATATAACCTCTCTATAAACGCTTTTGTAAAAGCGCTCGCTGCACCGTAAAATGTTGA
This window of the Methanosarcinales archaeon genome carries:
- a CDS encoding sulfite exporter TauE/SafE family protein, giving the protein MDLTFWYLFPIGIIISIVSMSAGISGANFWIPIYLFLIKIDPLISFWLALITMIFGFGSGVIRNIYQGTVNWYMVKQYLIPTIPAAVIGSLLTSHVNENILIFIFGSFIFIYGTYQLTTSITSRKEQPKHQRIFWELGILAGFMKGLIATGLGKLITPGMWNHYRIKNPSQVIGSTVVIIFIVDIIAAVARMNPFFVNELIENKLEIVNILVFVLPSVVIGGQIGPQTIRGLEANHLKIYISIILILVSMLIFSRLL
- a CDS encoding flavodoxin family protein; protein product: MKLLGISGSPTKDSNTDTLVKAILEASGGETEFVKLSDIKVGPCIACMKCVHTNECIINDDFKWLSKKVMEADALIVGSSTFYGAASAFTKAFIERLYSMRHVKLQTAGKLAATVAVGVAAEKMVGEWIGNALRAGGMEIVGGMTAKGTPCCFVCGPGESCAFTVWNAYSKELSGIDLGVEEAYKGYLELLPDNKPYQHGSARILKGFRSVKDEPEVMAEAERIGKLIKGRIEGKVH